Proteins encoded within one genomic window of Calonectris borealis chromosome 1, bCalBor7.hap1.2, whole genome shotgun sequence:
- the MIURF gene encoding mitochondrial ribosome and complex I assembly factor AltMIEF1: MAAWSREAVLTLYRALLRQGRGLRYTDRDFYLAFIRREFRKNRGLQRLEDKERQLEKGQAFLQSKLGGLV; the protein is encoded by the coding sequence ATGGCAGCGTGGTCCCGGGAGGCTGTCCTGACCCTCTATCGGGCTCTGCTGCGCCAGGGCCGTGGGCTGCGCTACACCGACCGGGATTTCTACCTCGCTTTCATCCGCCGTGAGTTCCGCAAGAACCGGGGGCTGCAGCGGCTGGAGGACAAGGAAAGGCAGCTGGAGAAGGGGCAAGCTTTCCTGCAGAGCAAACTCGGGGGCCTGGTTTAG
- the MIEF1 gene encoding mitochondrial dynamics protein MIEF1, whose protein sequence is MIRSPTSNSGCFSSGHKWSWKQRNAVIAELGEMAGAGQRKGKKDDNGIGTAIDFVLSNARLVLGVGGAAMLGIATLAVKRMYDRAISAPSSPTRLSQSGKRSWEEPNWLGSSSRLLTQDMKTNLSRSLQTLPTDPSATDTDFFRPTKPKPSAKRSQVELKKSRLRLSLQEKLFAYYRRKVAIPADEQARAKQAAVDICAELRSFLRAKLPDMPLRDMYLSGSLYDDLQVVTADHIQLIVPLMLEQNLWSCIPGEDTIMNIPGFYLVRRENPEYFPRGSSYWDRCVVGGYLSPKAVADTFEKVVAGSINWPAIGTLLDYVIRPAAPPADLTLEVQYDPERHLFIDFLPSLTLGDIILVAKPHRLAQNDNLWRLSLRPAETARLRALDQCDSGCRCLCLKIFKAVCKSNPALGHLTASQLTNVILHLSQEESNWSQDMLADRFLQALKGLIRYLEAGVLPSALNPKVNLFSELTPEEVDELGYTLYSSLSEPEVLLQT, encoded by the exons aTGATTAGAAGCCCCACATCAAATTCAGGATGTTTTTCTTCAGGTCATAAATGGAGCTGGAAGCAAAGAAATGCTGTCATTGCAGAGCTTG GTGAGATGGCAGGCGCTGGGCAgcgcaaagggaaaaaagatgacaACGGCATCGGCACAGCCATCGACTTCGTGCTGTCCAACGCCCGGCTTGTGCTGGGCGTGGGTGGAGCAGCTATGCTGGGCATTGCCACGCTGGCCGTCAAACGG ATGTACGACCGGGCAATCAGTGCTCCCAGCAGCCCCACGCGCTTGAGCCAGTCGGGAAAGAGAAGCTGGGAAGAGCCAAACTGGCTGGGCTCCTCCTCACGCTTACTGACCCAGGACATGAAGACTAACCTCAGCCGCTCCCTGCAGACCCTTCCCACTGATCCTTCGGCCACAGACACAG ACTTTTTCCGACCCACAAAGCCCAAGCCATCTGCCAAGAGGAGTCAAGTGGAGCTGAAAAAATCCCGCCTTCGTCTGTCTCTGCAAGAAAAGCTCTTTGCTTATTACCGGAGGAAGGTAGCTATCCCAGCGGACGAGCAGGCCCGGGCCAAGCAAGCAGCTGTGGATATCTGTGCTGAGCTGCGCAGCTTCCTACGTGCCAAGCTGCCGGACATGCCCCTGCGTGACATGTACCTGAGCGGCAGCCTGTATGATGATCTGCAG GTAGTGACAGCTGACCACATCCAGCTTATTGTGCCTCTGATGCTGGAGCAGAACCTGTGGTCGTGCATCCCTGGGGAGGACACTATCATGAACATTCCTGGCTTCTACTTGGTGCGTCGGGAAAACCCAGAGTACTTTCCCCGCGGGAGCAGCTACTGGGACCGCTGTGTGGTGGGAGGTTACCTTTCCCCCAAAGCTGTAGCAGACACCTTTGAGAAGGTTGTAGCTGGCTCCATCAACTGGCCAGCAATTGGGACGCTCTTGGATTATGTGATCCGTccagcagctcccccagcagATTTGACACTGGAAGTCCAGTATGATCCAGAACGGCATCTTTTTATTGACTTCCTACCATCCCTGACACTGGGTGACATCATCCTTGTGGCCAAACCCCATCGATTGGCCCAGAATGACAATCTGTGGCGACTGAGCCTGCGGCCAGCAGAAACAGCTCGCCTCCGAGCCCTGGACCAGTGTGATTCTGGCTGCCGTTGCTTGTGCCTGAAGATCTTCAAAGCGGTATGCAAGTCAAACCCAGCCCTGGGCCACCTCACTGCCAGCCAGCTCACCAATGTCATCCTGCACCTATCCCAAGAAGAGTCCAACTGGTCCCAGGACATGCTGGCTGATCGCTTCTTGCAGGCGCTGAAGGGGTTGATCCGCTACTTGGAGGCAGGTGTCCTCCCTAGTGCTCTGAACCCCAAGGTGAACTTGTTTTCAGAGCTCACCCCCGAAGAAGTGGATGAGTTGGGCTATACCCTCTACAGCTCTCTGTCAGAGCCAGAGGTCTTGCTGCAGACGTAA